AGCGAGGGTCTAGACGGAAAAGAGAAAGCAAATTACCTCTATGAGCAATTACAATCAAGAATGTATATTGCTGATCATACTAGCAATATTGTGTTCAACACAGGGAGAGAACATGACTCTAGATCTTGCAAGGAGATGAACAAACCTGAGCAGGACGGCCTTTGCTTCGTCTTTGAAAAGCAAGCCGAAGCTGGTTAAAGAGATCCCCAACAActtctttttgatttataagCTCTATCAGCTCTTCTCGGTGACCACGACTACAAATTAGAGCCATATACTGCAACGAAACAAGACCAAACCGTTCTTTCTTTCTGTTACTTCAACGAAACAAAGAGAACTTCTATTATTTATTGATTATATAGTTCAGAACAAAATATATCCAAACCTCTTCTTCCAGTTCACGGCAAATCAGTGCAGTTCGCCACCTAAGGTGGACTTTGGAGACGCTGACATCCGTGTAGATGTGGTCACCAACGTACAAAATCTCATCTCCATGAACATTGAGAGAACTCTCTACCATCTGAGCACTTCCTCCTGAGTATAAACCTCCTGTGGGAGACAAACATTgaaataaaggaaaaaaatttaGCTTTCTCCACATAATTTTATTAACTCACATTCAGTAGAAAACAATGAGAATCACCTGTTTCAACCTTAAAGCATGGACGCATCAAACCCTCTCCAGTCACAACCTCGTACAAAGGGTGTGACATCTGGAAGAACTCTGGTTTCCTCGCAGAAACTATCACCTATGTGGAAACATGATTCTGAGTCAGTCAGACGATTAACCATAagtttaaaagcaaaaaaaaatacttctgTTAATAAAACCGCTTTACGATTAAAATGCagaaacatatttgctcaccatgTCAAAAAGATCTCGCCAGTCCATGTCATTAGGAAGAAATTTATTAAATGAATGTTTCATCATCTTGTCTGTGTAGTGATAATCTGAGTTTGTGATAAGCAAGAGCTTTTTACCAGCCTGTGAGCGATCAGTACGGACATTAACCAATGAACCTATTATAATGAGACACTATTTTTTGGGAAGACAGAAACATTACCTCCTTTTGATCCAAAAGAGCTAAAGGTAATTCTGGGTCTGGCTCGACAAATAGTTCCGGCTTGGACATTATCTCACtctgtaaaataattattattattaagggACCTGGGAAACCTGATTTGTAAGAGATTAATTGCAGAATGgacaaactatcaaccttaagctgtCCTTCAACATGGGCTCTGAAGAGAGCTTTTGCAACAGCCTGAAAACGTTGATTAAGGATCAATAATATGTGAAGCTTTCAATTCAATGAAATTTAGGTCCTATGAAGTAAATAACCTTGTAGAGTCCTTTGtaatcaagagtgccaaggtcTGCTGAAACAGCTCCATCATCCAATCTATCAACCATCTGAAAAAGTTTGAATTATAATTGCTCAGCAAAGCAAcagttgagaaaaaaaatatgatcaTTATATAAGacttataagttataaataaaaaagcaaATTGTGGTCAACATAAACCAACAATATTCAGCAAAATAGTTCTCGTAATATACCTGCGCATAAGCCACAGCCTCTGAAACAGAAAAGAATGTGTTGAGAAACTCCCAACGGCTCTGGTTCCGAAGATCAACTAACTCTCTTCCATAGATCTCACTTTCACCCATATAAATCGAATAAGAGAATAAGACTTCCTTCATATAGAGAACAAAGACTACGCAACTGAATGGTGTTGAAAAGTTTACCATACCTGACAGCTTTATTTGATAACATGTTCGTACCGTGCATGGCTCTCTGCACATACCCAAATCTATCAGCCTTGACTAGATTACCTTTCTCTTTGTCGATCATGAGACCCCTGATAACCTATAATAAGAAAGAAGACATATTTTGGACTTAGCACTATAATCTTAGAGAGGGTACTGCAATGTGGAACCTTTCAACTATCACAAGAATAAACATATCACCAGTTCCGGATCAAAAGAAAGTCCATCGACAGGGAAACCCATGTTCTTTAGATTTTCCATGCAGTAGTCATAAGCCCTTCCTTCCCAAGCCTGAACAAGGCCATAAAGTATGGTCAATTATGGATGTATCTTCTGAATAAATCTTTCCTACTTGAAGTATGAGAAAAGAAGCACTCACCATGACATTGTAGTGCAGCAAAGTGTAATCCATATCATATCCGATTACACTAATGGATCGTAGATTCAGTGTACGACTACAAAATATACCACGAGGAGAGTGTTGCGCAGAGAAAGGACCCTGCAATATCATGCATGAATGTGTGAGATAAGTGGATGATGATGAAAAGTTGTTACGACTAATAATGTAAAAGCTCGATCGTATAAAGAACTTTATAAAGATTCCTTAAAGAACAAGCAAGTACAATGATTTAGAGTTTTTACACAGGAGTACTCTCTCTCCAATCACTACTAGATCGATCCTCTCTCTCGATAACCAACTATTATTCCTTACTACTACTTATAAAGTGAGCAAGCAGGGGACACGTCACAGACAACCCATGTGCTCGTGCCCAAGGCCGTTGCTGTGATTCATCCTTCCTCCTCTTTTGTTGATTCCTTCTAGATGCTTAGTCACTCTTTCTGAGCTGGGCCTTTCTTTCTCCTCTCGTACTGGAACAGTATTGGCGGCCTTCTAGCCTCATACGTAACATTACCCCCTCCATTGAAACTGACCTTGTCCTCAAGGTCAAGCTCTGGAAACTGCTTCTCAATCACACTCTTCCATTCCCACGTGCAGTCAGCTTCTGTCAACCCGACCCATTTGATCAACACTTCTTCATGGCCCGTCGTGGTATTGAACCTGTGAGCTCGCACGGCCTCTGGAACTACCTCCAATACCCCGTCAGCGGTGAGCTGTGATGGCAGGGTCACTGACTCGAAGGACTCACCCACTGCTTTCTTTAGCTGTGAAACATGAAACGTGGGATGAATGCGAGCCTCTGCTGGTAAACGTAGTTTATACGCCACCTTCCCTACACGACTCTCTACCTCGTACGGCCCATAGAAGCGAGCCGATAGCTTCTCATTCACCCTCTTTGCCAACGTTTTCTGTCTGTAAGGCCTGAGTTTCACGAAGACCTTATCCCCTACTTGGAACTCCACTTCCCTCCTGTGCTCATCTGCTCTTGCCTTCATAGTCTGCTGAGCTTTCAACAACTGCTGGCGAAGCAATACCAGATTGTCATCACGCTCCTGCAGCCTTGCCTCCAACTCAGCATTATTGGTAGAACCATTCTCGTAGCGTAACAGCGACGGTGGCTCTCTACCATACAAAGCCTGGAATGGTGACATATTAATAGCAGAGTGGAACGACGT
This genomic interval from Brassica napus cultivar Da-Ae chromosome A6, Da-Ae, whole genome shotgun sequence contains the following:
- the LOC106348826 gene encoding 5'-nucleotidase domain-containing protein 4-like, which gives rise to MNLCAHQVFDRMLMCGDMAKKLSFTASSPPVLMAELHDLRKRNKRRSVRMIKCRAEGGRVPVGEDVFSVTTSSKYEVDYLGQSTKGDLNLKLDPLLSFGNGQATLEGPIEEVARTEAQAAENLITELGIQGPFSAQHSPRGIFCSRTLNLRSISVIGYDMDYTLLHYNVMAWEGRAYDYCMENLKNMGFPVDGLSFDPELVIRGLMIDKEKGNLVKADRFGYVQRAMHGTNMLSNKAVSEIYGRELVDLRNQSRWEFLNTFFSVSEAVAYAQMVDRLDDGAVSADLGTLDYKGLYKAVAKALFRAHVEGQLKSEIMSKPELFVEPDPELPLALLDQKEAGKKLLLITNSDYHYTDKMMKHSFNKFLPNDMDWRDLFDMVIVSARKPEFFQMSHPLYEVVTGEGLMRPCFKVETGGLYSGGSAQMVESSLNVHGDEILYVGDHIYTDVSVSKVHLRWRTALICRELEEEYMALICSRGHREELIELINQKEVVGDLFNQLRLAFQRRSKGRPAQTLAATNLADQELTETMQKLLIVMQRLDEKIGLMLESDGELFNKRWGFLSRAGLWDKSHLMRQIEKYADIYTSRVSNFLNYTPFMYFRSQEQSLAHDSPLPDTAMEN